The following proteins are co-located in the Tachysurus vachellii isolate PV-2020 chromosome 19, HZAU_Pvac_v1, whole genome shotgun sequence genome:
- the rerea gene encoding arginine-glutamic acid dipeptide repeats protein isoform X3, with amino-acid sequence MTADKEKDKERERDRERDRREKARESESSRPRRSCTLEGGAKNYAESEHSEDEENEAAGGTAAPEEATKKSKKKLPKKKSRYERTETGEITSFVTEDDVIYRPGDCVYIESRRPNTPYFICSIQDFKLSKRDHLLMSVKWYYRQSEVPDSVYQHLVQDRNNENDSGRELVITDPVVKSRELFISDYVDTYHTAALRGKCNIAHFSDIFAAREFKPRIDSFFYILGYNPETRRLNSTQGEIRVGPSHQAKLPELQPFPSPGGQVTENEELVWMPGVNDCDLLMYLRAARSMAAFAGMCDGGSTEDGCLAASRDDTTLNALNTKRFIKGLRQYGKNFFRIRKELLPNKETGELITFYYYWKKTPEAASSRAHRRHRRQPVFRRIKTRTATTPVNTPSRPPSSEFLDLSSASEDDFDSEDSEQELKGYACRHCFTTTSKDWHHGGRENILLCTDCRIHFKKYGELPPIEKPVDPPPFMFKPVKEEEDGLGGKHSMRTRRNRGPMSTLRSGRKKQTASPDGRASPNNEDLRSSGRTSPSAASTSSTDSKMDSVKKPSKKIKEEAPSPMKSAKRQREKGSSDTEESERASAKKSKTQELNRPDSPSECEGEGEVESSDGRSINDEGSDPKDIDQDNRSSSPSIPSPRDNESDSDSSAQQQVLQGQHPPVIQCQTGTLPPAPPSTTTPMPLTSSAAPLPSQVSPSVPTTTVPPQQIASHIQSGAALHPPRLPSPHSPLQAIHQPPVPSQSGPQALQPQLHGPMPPMGHPLQAGSHMSHPHASLPPQNFPLPQSQVPPSPMSSQVQASSLSQQQPTPHTPPSQSTSSQSGTQPPREQPLPPAPMSMPHIKPPPTTPIPQMQNPQTHKHPPHLSAPQFPQKPPNLPPLPALKPLSSLSTHHPPSAHPPPLQPMPQPPAAQPPVLTQSQNHVPPPAPPLPSPSTAPSHSSSSQPPFPPHPFIPGASAALPPSSVPSSVAGPLAALQQPPSSISMPLPASISTPCSGPSSVPAVQIKEEPLDEAEEPESPPPPQRSPSPEPTIVNTPSHASQSARFYKYLDRGYNTCARTDFYFTPLPSSKLAKKREEALEKAKREAEQRAREEKEKEREREKEREREREREKEAERAAKASSSSHEGRLGEPQMAGPAHMRPPFDATPATIATVPPYIGPDTPALRTLSEYARPHVMSPTNRNHPFFMPLNPAEPLLAYHMPGLYNADPGMRERELREREIREREIRERELRMKPGFEVKPADLDNLHPSANPMEHFARHGPIGLPPMAGHPFATFHPGLNHLERERLALANPQLRPEMSYSERLAAERLHAERIANDPIARLQMFNVTPHHHQHSHIHSHLHLHQQDPLHQGGGECLVCPPGSGAHPLVDPLAAGPHLTRFPYPPGAIPNPLLGQPPHEHEMLRHPVFGTSYPRELPGGLPPPMSAAHQLQAMHAQSAELQRLAMEQQWLQSHHHMHGGPLPGQEDYYSRLKKESDKQL; translated from the exons AGTAAACGGGACCATCTGTTAATGAGTGTGAAATGGTACTACCGCCAGTCCGAGGTACCCGACTCTGTCTACCAGCACCTAGTACAGGACCGCAACAACGAGaacg acTCGGGTCGGGAACTGGTCATCACTGACCCTGTAGTAAAAAGCAGAGAGCTCTTCATCTCAGACTACGTGGACACGTACCATACAGCAGCCCTTAG AGGAAAATGTAACATCGCCCACTTCTCTGACATTTTTGCTGCCAGGGAGTTCAAACCACGAATCGACTCCTTCTTCTACATTTTAGGATATAACCCAGAGACTAG GCGATTGAACAGCACCCAAGGGGAGATTCGAGTAGGTCCCAGTCACCAG GCCAAGCTCCCAGAGCTGCAGCCTTTCCCCTCTCCCGGAGGCCAAGTGACCGAAAATGAGGAGCTGGTCTGGATGCCGGGGGTCAATGACTGTGACCTGCTCATGTACCTGCGGGCAGCCAG gagcATGGCAGCGTTTGCGGGGATGTGTGATGGAGGCTCGACAGAGGACGGGTGCTTGGCTGCCTCACGGGATGACACTACACTCAATGCATTAAACACT AAACGGTTCATAAAAGGACTGAGACAGTACGGCAAAAACTTCTTCAGGATTCGGAAAGAGCTGCTACCGAACAAGGAAACG GGAGAGTTGATAACTTTTTACTATTACTGGAAGAAAACCCCTGAGGCTGCTAGCTCCCGAGCCCACCGTAGACACCGAAGGCAGCCTGTCTTCCGTCGGATCAAGACTCGCACAGCAACCACACCTGTTAACACTCCTTCCCGACCACCTTCCAGCGAATTTT TGGACCTAAGCTCAGCCAGTGAAGATGACTTTGACAGTGAAGACAGCGAACAGGAGCTGAAAGGCTACGCCTGCCGCCACTGTTTTACCACCA CCTCTAAGGACTGGCACCACGGGGGGCGAGAGAATATCCTACTGTGCACCGACTGCCGCATTCATTTCAAGAAGTACGGTGAGCTGCCCCCAATAGAGAAGCCTGTGGACCCTCCACCGTTTATGTTCAAACCCGTcaaagaggaagaggatggGCTCGGCGGGAAGCATAGCATGAGGACTCGACGGAACCGCGGGCCG ATGTCGACACTACGAAGTGGCCGGAAGAAGCAGACAGCCAGCCCTGATGGCAGAGCCTCACCCAACAATGAGGACCTACGCTCAAGTGGTCGTACCTCACCCAGCGCAGCCAGCACGTCCAGTACTGATAGCAAGATGGACTCAGTGAAAAAACCCAGCAAG AAAATAAAGGAGGAGGCACCATCACCTATGAAGAGTGCCAAACGGCAGAGAGAGAAGGGATCCTCAGACACAGAAGAGTCTGAAAGGGCCAGTGCTAAGAAGTCAAAGACTCAG gagtTGAATCGGCCTGACTCACCCTCAGAATGTGAGGGAGAAGGGGAGGTTGAAAGCTCAGATggccgcagcataaatgacGAGGGCAGCGACCCCAAGGACATTGACCAGGACAACCGCAGCTCATCTCCCAGCATTCCAAGCCCGCGTGACAATGAGAGTGACTCAGATTCGTCAGCGCAACAGCAGGTCCTCCAGGGCCAGCACCCTCCCGTAATCCAGTGCCAGACGGGCACATTGCCTCCTGCCCCGCCTTCCACCACAACGCCTATGCCCCTGACATCAAGTGCAGCTCCACTCCCTTCACAAGTGTCTCCATCTGTGCCCACTACCACAGTTCCTCCACAACAGATTGCTTCGCACATTCAGTCCGGAGCAGCACTTCATCCTCCAAGGTTGCCTTCTCCTCATTCGCCCTTGCAGGCCATCCATCAACCTCCTGTACCCTCTCAGAGTGGCCCACAAGCTCTACAGCCTCAGCTGCATGGCCCCATGCCTCCAATGGGCCATCCTCTGCAGGCAGGGTCTCACATGTCTCATCCTCATGCTTCCTTACCTCCACAGAATTTCCCTCTTCCTCAGTCTCAGGTCCCTCCTTCCCCAATGTCATCCCAGGTTCAGGCTTCATCACTTTCCCAGCAGCAGCCAACGCCTCACACTCCTCCATCGCAGTCCACATCTTCCCAGAGTGGCACTCAGCCCCCACGGGAACAGCCCTTACCTCCTGCGCCCATGTCCATGCCTCACATAAAGCCTCCACCTACCACCCCCATCCCGCAGATGCAAAACccccagacacacaaacatccgCCACACCTTTCAGCTCCACAGTTTCCTCAGAAGCCACCCAACCTGCCTCCACTGCCTGCCCTAAAGCCTCTAAGTTCTCTTTCTACGCATCATCCACCCTCTGCCCATCCACCCCCATTACAGCCCATGCCTCAGCCTCCGGCTGCCCAGCCGCCCGTACTCACACAGTCCCAAAACCATGTGCCTCCTCCAGCTCCACCACTTCCCTCACCCTCAACTGCTCCTTCACACTCTTCATCTTCACAGCCACCCTTCCCTCCTCATCCATTCATCCCAGGAGCCTCAGCTGCTCTGCCGCCTTCCTCTGTTCCTTCTTCTGTGGCAGGACCCCTGGCAGCACTGCAGCAGCCCCCCTCATCCATCTCCATGCCCCTACCTGCTTCAATCAGTACACCCTGCTCAGGTCCCTCCTCCGTGCCAGCCGTGCAGATTAAAGAGGAGCCTCTGGATGAGGCTGAGGAACCTGAGAGCCCACCACCTCCACAGAGGAGTCCCTCACCAGAGCCCACAATCGTCAACACACCAAGTCATGCCAGCCAGTCTGCACG GTTCTATAAGTATCTCGACCGAGGCTACAACACATGTGCAAGAACTGATTTCTACTTTACTCCACTGCCATCGTCCAAGCTGGCTAAAAAACGTGAGGAAGCACTGGAGAAAGCAAAGAGGGAAGCAGAGCAGAGAGCAcgggaggagaaagaaaaagagagggaaagggagaaagagagggaaagagagcgtGAACGGGAGAAAGAGGCTGAGCGAGCTGCG AAGGCATCCAGTTCTTCTCATGAAGGCAGACTGGGTGAACCTCAAATGGCAGGGCCAGCTCACATGCGGCCACCCTTTGACGCCACTCCAGCCACCATCGCTACTGTGCCACCCTATATTGGCCCAGACACGCCAGCCCTGCGCACGCTAAGTGAATATGCTCGACCCCATGTCATGTCACCCACCAACCGTAACCACCCATTCTTTATGCCTCTAAACCCAGCTGAGCCTCTGCTGGCCTACCACATGCCAGGATTGTACAATGCTGACCCTGGAATGCGTGAGCGTGAACTAAGAGAACGTGAGATACGTGAACGTGAGATCCGTGAAAGGGAACTAAGGATGAAACCAGGCTTTGAGGTCAAACCAGCTGACCTGGACAATCTGCATCCCTCAGCCAACCCCATGGAGCACTTTGCCCGCCATGGCCCGATTGGATTGCCTCCCATGGCAGGCCACCCATTTGCCACTTTTCACCCTGGACTGAACCATCTGGAGCGCGAGCGCCTTGCCCTGGCCAACCCCCAGCTACGGCCCGAGATGTCCTACTCGGAGCGTCTGGCTGCCGAGCGTCTGCATGCCGAGAGGATAGCCAACGACCCCATCGCCAGGCTGCAGATGTTCAATGTGACACCGCACCATCACCAGCACTCGCACATCCATTCGCACCTCCACCTGCACCAGCAGGACCCACTGCACCAAG GTGGTGGTGAATGTCTTGTGTGTCCACCAGGTTCTGGGGCCCATCCCCTAGTTGATCCCCTGGCTGCTGGACCACACCTGACCCGCTTCCCATACCCACCTGGAGCCATCCCAAACCCTCTGCTCGGCCAGCCACCACACGAGCACGAGATGCTGCGGCACCCTGTATTCG GTACTTCATACCCTAGAGAACTGCCTGGGGGTTTGCCTCCGCCAATGTCAGCAGCACACCAGCTGCAGGCTATGCATGCTCAGTCTGCAGAGCTGCAGAGACTGGCCATGGAGCAACAGTGGCTTCAAAGTCACCACCACATGCACGGAGGGCCTCTGCCTGGTCAGGAGGACTACTACAG CCGGTTAAAGAAGGAGAGCGATAAGCAGCTGTGA
- the rerea gene encoding arginine-glutamic acid dipeptide repeats protein isoform X5: MSDMDDLFSPRRRLNSTQGEIRVGPSHQAKLPELQPFPSPGGQVTENEELVWMPGVNDCDLLMYLRAARSMAAFAGMCDGGSTEDGCLAASRDDTTLNALNTLHESSYDAGKALQRLVKKPVPKLIEKCWSEDEVKRFIKGLRQYGKNFFRIRKELLPNKETGELITFYYYWKKTPEAASSRAHRRHRRQPVFRRIKTRTATTPVNTPSRPPSSEFLDLSSASEDDFDSEDSEQELKGYACRHCFTTTSKDWHHGGRENILLCTDCRIHFKKYGELPPIEKPVDPPPFMFKPVKEEEDGLGGKHSMRTRRNRGPMSTLRSGRKKQTASPDGRASPNNEDLRSSGRTSPSAASTSSTDSKMDSVKKPSKKIKEEAPSPMKSAKRQREKGSSDTEESERASAKKSKTQELNRPDSPSECEGEGEVESSDGRSINDEGSDPKDIDQDNRSSSPSIPSPRDNESDSDSSAQQQVLQGQHPPVIQCQTGTLPPAPPSTTTPMPLTSSAAPLPSQVSPSVPTTTVPPQQIASHIQSGAALHPPRLPSPHSPLQAIHQPPVPSQSGPQALQPQLHGPMPPMGHPLQAGSHMSHPHASLPPQNFPLPQSQVPPSPMSSQVQASSLSQQQPTPHTPPSQSTSSQSGTQPPREQPLPPAPMSMPHIKPPPTTPIPQMQNPQTHKHPPHLSAPQFPQKPPNLPPLPALKPLSSLSTHHPPSAHPPPLQPMPQPPAAQPPVLTQSQNHVPPPAPPLPSPSTAPSHSSSSQPPFPPHPFIPGASAALPPSSVPSSVAGPLAALQQPPSSISMPLPASISTPCSGPSSVPAVQIKEEPLDEAEEPESPPPPQRSPSPEPTIVNTPSHASQSARFYKYLDRGYNTCARTDFYFTPLPSSKLAKKREEALEKAKREAEQRAREEKEKEREREKEREREREREKEAERAAKASSSSHEGRLGEPQMAGPAHMRPPFDATPATIATVPPYIGPDTPALRTLSEYARPHVMSPTNRNHPFFMPLNPAEPLLAYHMPGLYNADPGMRERELREREIREREIRERELRMKPGFEVKPADLDNLHPSANPMEHFARHGPIGLPPMAGHPFATFHPGLNHLERERLALANPQLRPEMSYSERLAAERLHAERIANDPIARLQMFNVTPHHHQHSHIHSHLHLHQQDPLHQGSGAHPLVDPLAAGPHLTRFPYPPGAIPNPLLGQPPHEHEMLRHPVFGTSYPRELPGGLPPPMSAAHQLQAMHAQSAELQRLAMEQQWLQSHHHMHGGPLPGQEDYYSRLKKESDKQL, translated from the exons ATGTCCGACATGGATGACTTGTTCAGCCCGAGGAG GCGATTGAACAGCACCCAAGGGGAGATTCGAGTAGGTCCCAGTCACCAG GCCAAGCTCCCAGAGCTGCAGCCTTTCCCCTCTCCCGGAGGCCAAGTGACCGAAAATGAGGAGCTGGTCTGGATGCCGGGGGTCAATGACTGTGACCTGCTCATGTACCTGCGGGCAGCCAG gagcATGGCAGCGTTTGCGGGGATGTGTGATGGAGGCTCGACAGAGGACGGGTGCTTGGCTGCCTCACGGGATGACACTACACTCAATGCATTAAACACT CTTCATGAAAGCAGCTATGATGCCGGGAAAGCGCTGCAGCGTCTGGTGAAGAAGCCTGTCCCCAAGCTAATTGAGAAGTGCTGGTCCGAAGACGAAGTG AAACGGTTCATAAAAGGACTGAGACAGTACGGCAAAAACTTCTTCAGGATTCGGAAAGAGCTGCTACCGAACAAGGAAACG GGAGAGTTGATAACTTTTTACTATTACTGGAAGAAAACCCCTGAGGCTGCTAGCTCCCGAGCCCACCGTAGACACCGAAGGCAGCCTGTCTTCCGTCGGATCAAGACTCGCACAGCAACCACACCTGTTAACACTCCTTCCCGACCACCTTCCAGCGAATTTT TGGACCTAAGCTCAGCCAGTGAAGATGACTTTGACAGTGAAGACAGCGAACAGGAGCTGAAAGGCTACGCCTGCCGCCACTGTTTTACCACCA CCTCTAAGGACTGGCACCACGGGGGGCGAGAGAATATCCTACTGTGCACCGACTGCCGCATTCATTTCAAGAAGTACGGTGAGCTGCCCCCAATAGAGAAGCCTGTGGACCCTCCACCGTTTATGTTCAAACCCGTcaaagaggaagaggatggGCTCGGCGGGAAGCATAGCATGAGGACTCGACGGAACCGCGGGCCG ATGTCGACACTACGAAGTGGCCGGAAGAAGCAGACAGCCAGCCCTGATGGCAGAGCCTCACCCAACAATGAGGACCTACGCTCAAGTGGTCGTACCTCACCCAGCGCAGCCAGCACGTCCAGTACTGATAGCAAGATGGACTCAGTGAAAAAACCCAGCAAG AAAATAAAGGAGGAGGCACCATCACCTATGAAGAGTGCCAAACGGCAGAGAGAGAAGGGATCCTCAGACACAGAAGAGTCTGAAAGGGCCAGTGCTAAGAAGTCAAAGACTCAG gagtTGAATCGGCCTGACTCACCCTCAGAATGTGAGGGAGAAGGGGAGGTTGAAAGCTCAGATggccgcagcataaatgacGAGGGCAGCGACCCCAAGGACATTGACCAGGACAACCGCAGCTCATCTCCCAGCATTCCAAGCCCGCGTGACAATGAGAGTGACTCAGATTCGTCAGCGCAACAGCAGGTCCTCCAGGGCCAGCACCCTCCCGTAATCCAGTGCCAGACGGGCACATTGCCTCCTGCCCCGCCTTCCACCACAACGCCTATGCCCCTGACATCAAGTGCAGCTCCACTCCCTTCACAAGTGTCTCCATCTGTGCCCACTACCACAGTTCCTCCACAACAGATTGCTTCGCACATTCAGTCCGGAGCAGCACTTCATCCTCCAAGGTTGCCTTCTCCTCATTCGCCCTTGCAGGCCATCCATCAACCTCCTGTACCCTCTCAGAGTGGCCCACAAGCTCTACAGCCTCAGCTGCATGGCCCCATGCCTCCAATGGGCCATCCTCTGCAGGCAGGGTCTCACATGTCTCATCCTCATGCTTCCTTACCTCCACAGAATTTCCCTCTTCCTCAGTCTCAGGTCCCTCCTTCCCCAATGTCATCCCAGGTTCAGGCTTCATCACTTTCCCAGCAGCAGCCAACGCCTCACACTCCTCCATCGCAGTCCACATCTTCCCAGAGTGGCACTCAGCCCCCACGGGAACAGCCCTTACCTCCTGCGCCCATGTCCATGCCTCACATAAAGCCTCCACCTACCACCCCCATCCCGCAGATGCAAAACccccagacacacaaacatccgCCACACCTTTCAGCTCCACAGTTTCCTCAGAAGCCACCCAACCTGCCTCCACTGCCTGCCCTAAAGCCTCTAAGTTCTCTTTCTACGCATCATCCACCCTCTGCCCATCCACCCCCATTACAGCCCATGCCTCAGCCTCCGGCTGCCCAGCCGCCCGTACTCACACAGTCCCAAAACCATGTGCCTCCTCCAGCTCCACCACTTCCCTCACCCTCAACTGCTCCTTCACACTCTTCATCTTCACAGCCACCCTTCCCTCCTCATCCATTCATCCCAGGAGCCTCAGCTGCTCTGCCGCCTTCCTCTGTTCCTTCTTCTGTGGCAGGACCCCTGGCAGCACTGCAGCAGCCCCCCTCATCCATCTCCATGCCCCTACCTGCTTCAATCAGTACACCCTGCTCAGGTCCCTCCTCCGTGCCAGCCGTGCAGATTAAAGAGGAGCCTCTGGATGAGGCTGAGGAACCTGAGAGCCCACCACCTCCACAGAGGAGTCCCTCACCAGAGCCCACAATCGTCAACACACCAAGTCATGCCAGCCAGTCTGCACG GTTCTATAAGTATCTCGACCGAGGCTACAACACATGTGCAAGAACTGATTTCTACTTTACTCCACTGCCATCGTCCAAGCTGGCTAAAAAACGTGAGGAAGCACTGGAGAAAGCAAAGAGGGAAGCAGAGCAGAGAGCAcgggaggagaaagaaaaagagagggaaagggagaaagagagggaaagagagcgtGAACGGGAGAAAGAGGCTGAGCGAGCTGCG AAGGCATCCAGTTCTTCTCATGAAGGCAGACTGGGTGAACCTCAAATGGCAGGGCCAGCTCACATGCGGCCACCCTTTGACGCCACTCCAGCCACCATCGCTACTGTGCCACCCTATATTGGCCCAGACACGCCAGCCCTGCGCACGCTAAGTGAATATGCTCGACCCCATGTCATGTCACCCACCAACCGTAACCACCCATTCTTTATGCCTCTAAACCCAGCTGAGCCTCTGCTGGCCTACCACATGCCAGGATTGTACAATGCTGACCCTGGAATGCGTGAGCGTGAACTAAGAGAACGTGAGATACGTGAACGTGAGATCCGTGAAAGGGAACTAAGGATGAAACCAGGCTTTGAGGTCAAACCAGCTGACCTGGACAATCTGCATCCCTCAGCCAACCCCATGGAGCACTTTGCCCGCCATGGCCCGATTGGATTGCCTCCCATGGCAGGCCACCCATTTGCCACTTTTCACCCTGGACTGAACCATCTGGAGCGCGAGCGCCTTGCCCTGGCCAACCCCCAGCTACGGCCCGAGATGTCCTACTCGGAGCGTCTGGCTGCCGAGCGTCTGCATGCCGAGAGGATAGCCAACGACCCCATCGCCAGGCTGCAGATGTTCAATGTGACACCGCACCATCACCAGCACTCGCACATCCATTCGCACCTCCACCTGCACCAGCAGGACCCACTGCACCAAG GTTCTGGGGCCCATCCCCTAGTTGATCCCCTGGCTGCTGGACCACACCTGACCCGCTTCCCATACCCACCTGGAGCCATCCCAAACCCTCTGCTCGGCCAGCCACCACACGAGCACGAGATGCTGCGGCACCCTGTATTCG GTACTTCATACCCTAGAGAACTGCCTGGGGGTTTGCCTCCGCCAATGTCAGCAGCACACCAGCTGCAGGCTATGCATGCTCAGTCTGCAGAGCTGCAGAGACTGGCCATGGAGCAACAGTGGCTTCAAAGTCACCACCACATGCACGGAGGGCCTCTGCCTGGTCAGGAGGACTACTACAG CCGGTTAAAGAAGGAGAGCGATAAGCAGCTGTGA